Proteins found in one Homalodisca vitripennis isolate AUS2020 chromosome 4, UT_GWSS_2.1, whole genome shotgun sequence genomic segment:
- the LOC124358910 gene encoding arginine--tRNA ligase, cytoplasmic-like isoform X1, producing MNEDLETIRKRTDDAENEVKELTESFNKLKALAQNGHSVELIEGNIPDELTELITQNTKLKHRLAILKRALHEEKEKISQNTMESLLNSLTDVFTKAVCKAYPDVPDPPVPLTTSSSAQFGDYQCNAAMPIAQLLKGQGIKVSPRDVANKIKENLDESELIDKVEIAGPGFLNVWISRNYCQRLLTNILTKGVLPPRLLRRLKVVVDFSSPNIAKEMHVGHLRYDVVLFN from the exons aTGAATGAAGATTTAGAGACTATCAGGAAACGCACCGATGATGCT GAAAATGAAGTGAAAGAATTAACTGAATCTTTCAACAAATTGAAAGCCTTGGCTCAAAATGGTCATTCCGTTGAACTAATTGAAGGAAATATACCTGATGAGTTGACGGAGCTTATAACTCAGAACACCAAACTGAAACATCGTCTGGCAATTTTGAAGAGG GCACTGCATGAAGAGAAAGAGAAGATTTCTCAGAACACGATGGAAAGTCTGTTGAACTCCCTGACTGATGTATTTACGAAAGCAGTTTGCAAAGCATATCCTGATGTGCCTGATCCTCCGGTGCCGTTGACAACCTCTAGTTCAGCACAGTTTGGAGACTATCAGTGCAACGCGGCTATGCCAATAGCTCAGTTACTGAAAGGACAAG GTATCAAAGTGTCTCCGAGGGACGTGGCAAATAAGATCAAGGAGAACTTGGACGAGTCAGAGTTGATAGATAAGGTGGAGATTGCTGGACCCGGGTTCCTCAACGTATGGATCAGCCGCAACTACTGCCAGAGACTGCTGACCAATATATTGACCAAAGGGGTGCTGCCTCCCAGGCTGCTTCGCCGCCTCAAGGTCGTAGTCGATTTCTCATCCCCCAACATTGCTAAAGAGATGCATGTGGGACATTTAAGGTATGATGTAGTCTTGTTCaactaa
- the LOC124358910 gene encoding arginine--tRNA ligase, cytoplasmic-like isoform X2, giving the protein MKYLMENEVKELTESFNKLKALAQNGHSVELIEGNIPDELTELITQNTKLKHRLAILKRALHEEKEKISQNTMESLLNSLTDVFTKAVCKAYPDVPDPPVPLTTSSSAQFGDYQCNAAMPIAQLLKGQGIKVSPRDVANKIKENLDESELIDKVEIAGPGFLNVWISRNYCQRLLTNILTKGVLPPRLLRRLKVVVDFSSPNIAKEMHVGHLRYDVVLFN; this is encoded by the exons atgaaatatttgatg GAAAATGAAGTGAAAGAATTAACTGAATCTTTCAACAAATTGAAAGCCTTGGCTCAAAATGGTCATTCCGTTGAACTAATTGAAGGAAATATACCTGATGAGTTGACGGAGCTTATAACTCAGAACACCAAACTGAAACATCGTCTGGCAATTTTGAAGAGG GCACTGCATGAAGAGAAAGAGAAGATTTCTCAGAACACGATGGAAAGTCTGTTGAACTCCCTGACTGATGTATTTACGAAAGCAGTTTGCAAAGCATATCCTGATGTGCCTGATCCTCCGGTGCCGTTGACAACCTCTAGTTCAGCACAGTTTGGAGACTATCAGTGCAACGCGGCTATGCCAATAGCTCAGTTACTGAAAGGACAAG GTATCAAAGTGTCTCCGAGGGACGTGGCAAATAAGATCAAGGAGAACTTGGACGAGTCAGAGTTGATAGATAAGGTGGAGATTGCTGGACCCGGGTTCCTCAACGTATGGATCAGCCGCAACTACTGCCAGAGACTGCTGACCAATATATTGACCAAAGGGGTGCTGCCTCCCAGGCTGCTTCGCCGCCTCAAGGTCGTAGTCGATTTCTCATCCCCCAACATTGCTAAAGAGATGCATGTGGGACATTTAAGGTATGATGTAGTCTTGTTCaactaa
- the LOC124361400 gene encoding Werner Syndrome-like exonuclease codes for MEERKLPKWMEKRAAARKKINETLHIAETEIEKPLLSFDGKLKYFDTVGEWGFVCEAILKQLETLEELVIGFDLEWPVRYKLGQRQCRTALIQLCVSKEICYLLQVYEWQKLPKVFVNIIRHPKVKLVGVNIRCDVWKLGRDFGISVASIMENNAVELNHLANRLFSINECWSLERLVLFVLKMRLAKPEGIRLSNWVQNPLTKYQLEYAANDAYASLILYNKLKELEVKFNLKDEHLK; via the coding sequence ATGGAGGAGAGAAAGTTGCCCAAATGGATGGAAAAAAGGGCAGCCGCGAGGAAGAAAATAAATGAAACCCTTCACATAGCCGAAACAGAAATTGAGAAGCCTTTATTGTCTTTTGACGGgaagttgaaatattttgatacagTGGGTGAATGGGGTTTTGTTTGTGAAGCTATTTTGAAACAGCTGGAGACACTTGAAGAACTGGTCATCGGATTTGACTTGGAATGGCCTGTGAGGTATAAACTCGGACAAAGGCAATGCAGGACGGCCTTGATTCAGTTATGTGTCAGCAAAGAAATTTGTTACTTGTTGCAAGTTTATGAATGGCAGAAGCTTCCAAAAGTGTTCGTAAATATTATCAGACATCCCAAAGTAAAACTTGTTGGTGTCAATATCAGATGTGATGTATGGAAACTGGGGCGGGACTTTGGCATTTCCGTGGCCTCCATCATGGAAAACAATGCAGTGGAACTGAATCATCTGGCTAACAGACTATTTTCTATAAATGAATGTTGGAGCTTAGAaagattagttttatttgtactaaaaatgCGGCTTGCTAAACCAGAAGGTATTAGATTGAGCAATTGGGTTCAAAACCCTTTGACAAAATATCAGCTTGAATATGCTGCAAATGATGCGTATGCTTCTTTGATTCtctacaataaattgaaagaactAGAAGTCAAATTTAACTTGAAAGATGAGCATTTGAAATAA